A single Actinomadura algeriensis DNA region contains:
- a CDS encoding NucA/NucB deoxyribonuclease domain-containing protein produces the protein MKRVSRLLAVMVSLALTGALLTLGASSAAAAPAESRVTPQGHGSCTATAPGSRLQRQGAAWTCLKVEGPAPTPVAARVADRSPADLCTDPSGNRVVSTRHAYCTRGSVRYALLNDKGQEIGHALVAVVTPADLKASSGAQWREDVTILVAEMTSNVPAVTLALSSTCSGQCIAGTPAWGGAPVVLGAGEAVEGVLTYSSSVANGAVSFIQPTYHVRGEILGADPVTVHGSWYGPEVRCDAEIRTGPGCIVMGHLANVTLSRSLYRGAAVAYEWAQKNLTANNFGTADKPLMRLVDPLDPQNKKRRARTCDRGPYAFVRGATGVPNDSCDEYPFAGTYQGGKDGAQCVDITPRAIGGVWDVTGVTVDRGSPPNAPCVRAHVDNDDNKAAGGELGRAVQSDRILNGEWYQVIIVP, from the coding sequence GTGAAACGCGTCAGCCGCCTGCTGGCGGTGATGGTCTCCCTCGCTCTCACCGGAGCCCTTCTCACCCTGGGCGCCTCGTCGGCCGCCGCCGCACCGGCCGAGAGCCGGGTAACTCCTCAAGGCCACGGCTCCTGCACGGCCACCGCGCCCGGCTCCAGGCTCCAGCGCCAGGGTGCGGCTTGGACCTGCCTCAAGGTGGAAGGACCCGCCCCCACCCCTGTCGCCGCCCGCGTCGCCGACCGCAGCCCGGCGGACCTGTGCACCGACCCCTCCGGCAACCGTGTCGTCTCCACCCGCCACGCCTACTGCACGCGGGGAAGCGTCAGGTACGCACTCCTCAACGACAAGGGCCAGGAGATCGGCCATGCCCTGGTCGCGGTCGTGACTCCGGCCGACCTCAAAGCCTCCTCGGGAGCGCAGTGGCGCGAGGACGTCACCATCCTCGTCGCCGAGATGACCTCCAACGTCCCCGCCGTGACCCTGGCCCTGAGTTCCACCTGCAGCGGTCAGTGCATCGCGGGAACACCGGCCTGGGGCGGCGCACCCGTGGTCCTGGGCGCCGGCGAGGCGGTCGAGGGCGTCCTCACCTACAGCTCCAGCGTCGCCAATGGGGCCGTCTCGTTCATCCAGCCCACCTACCACGTGCGGGGGGAAATCCTCGGCGCGGACCCCGTGACTGTCCACGGAAGCTGGTACGGCCCCGAAGTGCGCTGCGACGCAGAGATCCGCACCGGCCCCGGCTGCATCGTCATGGGCCACCTGGCCAACGTGACGCTCAGCAGGTCGCTTTACCGCGGGGCGGCTGTCGCCTACGAGTGGGCGCAGAAGAACCTCACGGCCAACAATTTCGGCACCGCGGACAAACCGCTGATGCGGCTTGTCGACCCTCTCGACCCCCAGAACAAAAAGAGGCGTGCCAGGACCTGTGACCGCGGGCCGTACGCCTTCGTGCGGGGCGCCACCGGCGTCCCCAATGACTCCTGTGACGAGTACCCCTTCGCTGGGACCTACCAGGGCGGAAAGGACGGTGCGCAGTGTGTGGACATCACCCCGCGTGCGATCGGTGGCGTATGGGATGTCACGGGCGTCACCGTCGACCGGGGCAGCCCGCCCAACGCGCCCTGTGTACGGGCTCATGTCGACAATGACGACAACAAGGCCGCGGGCGGCGAACTCGGCCGCGCGGTGCAGTCCGACCGCATCCTCAACGGTGAGTGGTACCAAGTGATCATCGTCCCGTAA
- a CDS encoding RNA polymerase sigma factor — protein sequence MNEPLLRSLTPDVLQILVRRGAGFAAAEDAVQDALVEAVRVWPDDPPRDPKGWLITAAWRKFLDAARADAARHRREDLADREPPPGPAPAADDTLWLYFLCAHPSLTPSSAVALTLRAVGGLTTRQIALAYLVPEATMAQRISRAKRTVSSVRFDRPGDVATVLRVLYLVFNEGYSGDVDLSAEAIRLTRRLAAAIDHPEVAGLLALMLLHHARRAARTAPDGALVPLVEQDRGRWDTALIAEGIDILQAALALDRLGEYQAQAAIAALHADAPTAADTDWVQIVEWYDELVRLTDSPVARLNRAVAVGEADGPRAGLAALAALDHTLPRHTAVAAYLHERDGDPATAARLYAEAAEKAPNLAERAHLTRQAARLNTGMNH from the coding sequence GTGAACGAGCCCCTCCTCCGGAGTCTCACACCGGACGTCCTGCAGATCCTCGTCCGCCGCGGAGCCGGCTTCGCGGCGGCCGAGGACGCCGTCCAGGACGCGCTGGTCGAGGCCGTCCGCGTCTGGCCGGACGACCCGCCACGGGACCCCAAGGGCTGGCTGATCACCGCGGCCTGGCGCAAGTTCCTCGACGCGGCCCGCGCGGACGCCGCCCGCCACCGGCGTGAGGACCTGGCCGACCGGGAGCCGCCGCCGGGGCCCGCGCCCGCGGCCGACGACACGCTCTGGCTCTACTTCTTGTGCGCCCACCCGTCGCTGACGCCGTCGTCGGCGGTCGCGCTCACGCTGCGCGCCGTCGGCGGGCTCACCACCCGGCAGATCGCCCTGGCCTACCTGGTGCCCGAGGCGACCATGGCGCAGCGCATCAGCCGGGCCAAGCGCACCGTCTCCAGTGTGCGGTTCGACCGGCCCGGCGACGTCGCCACCGTGCTGCGCGTCCTGTACCTGGTGTTCAACGAGGGCTACTCCGGCGACGTCGATCTGAGCGCCGAGGCGATCCGGCTGACCCGGCGGCTCGCGGCCGCGATCGACCACCCCGAAGTGGCGGGGCTCCTGGCACTCATGCTGCTCCATCACGCCCGCCGCGCCGCCCGGACCGCCCCCGACGGCGCCCTGGTCCCGCTCGTCGAGCAGGACCGCGGCCGTTGGGATACCGCACTGATCGCCGAGGGCATCGATATCCTCCAGGCCGCCCTGGCATTGGACCGGCTCGGCGAATATCAGGCGCAGGCCGCCATCGCCGCGCTCCACGCCGACGCGCCCACCGCCGCGGACACCGACTGGGTGCAGATCGTCGAGTGGTACGACGAACTCGTCCGCCTGACCGACAGCCCGGTCGCCCGCCTCAACCGTGCGGTGGCCGTCGGCGAGGCCGACGGACCACGCGCCGGCCTGGCCGCCCTCGCGGCATTGGACCACACGCTCCCCCGTCACACCGCGGTCGCGGCCTACCTGCACGAACGCGACGGCGACCCGGCCACCGCCGCACGGCTGTACGCCGAGGCGGCCGAAAAGGCCCCCAACCTCGCCGAACGCGCTCACCTGACCCGCCAAGCCGCCCGCCTCAACACCGGAATGAACCACTGA
- a CDS encoding YciI family protein → MAKYLLLKHYRGAPASVNDAPMDQWTPEEVSAHVRYMNDFAARLEETGEFVDGQALAPEGTWVRYDGEGRPPVTDGPFAETKDLIAGWMVIDVDTHERAVELAGELSAAPGAGGEPIHEWLELRPFLTEPPTITE, encoded by the coding sequence ATGGCCAAGTACCTGCTGCTCAAGCACTACCGCGGCGCGCCGGCGTCGGTGAACGACGCGCCGATGGACCAGTGGACGCCCGAGGAGGTCTCGGCCCACGTCCGGTACATGAACGACTTCGCGGCGCGGCTGGAGGAGACCGGGGAGTTCGTCGACGGTCAGGCGCTCGCGCCCGAGGGCACGTGGGTCCGCTACGACGGCGAGGGACGCCCGCCGGTCACCGACGGGCCGTTCGCCGAGACGAAGGACCTCATCGCCGGCTGGATGGTGATCGACGTCGACACCCACGAGCGCGCCGTCGAGCTGGCCGGCGAGTTGTCGGCCGCGCCCGGGGCGGGCGGCGAACCGATCCACGAGTGGCTGGAGCTGCGCCCGTTCCTGACCGAGCCGCCCACCATCACCGAGTGA
- a CDS encoding acyclic terpene utilization AtuA family protein, whose protein sequence is MSRPLRIGNASGFYGDRFSAVREMLEGGPLDVLTGDYLAELTMLILGRGKMRDPDAGYATTFLRQMEDSLGLAAERGTKIVTNAGGLNPRGLAAKLRELAGRLGITVEIAHVEGDDLLARADELDLADARYGRPLTANAYLGAWGIAECLRGGADVVVTGRVTDASLVVGPAAAHFGWARDDWDALAGATVAGHVLECGTQATGGNYAFFQEIYNVKSPGFPLAEVHADGSSVIGKHAGTGGAVTVETVTAQLLYEIGGPGYAGPDVTTRFDTIELRQEAPDRVSIGGVRGTPPPPSTKVCLNHLGGHRNEMTFVLTGLDIEAKAEFAESQLEACLGDSRPAKVEWTLIGNPVPDPVTQGEATALLRCAVLDPDPEKVGRGFSGAAVELALAGYPGFTMTSPPGKGAPYGVYSPAFVPNEEIEHVAVLADGTRVPVPGAAVTAAPSRAEASGTQSPPARGADPTSIVEHAGHEVGAHSAPVDNWAAAAQVADGSTGDAPNTATVDAGGGGVGRVPLGRIAGARSGDKGGDANIGVWARTDGQWRWLESYLTVERLHELMPETRAHTVTRHVLPNLRAVNFVVEGLLQEGVSASTRFDPQGKALGEWLRSRLVDVPEAVL, encoded by the coding sequence ATGAGTCGACCGCTGCGGATCGGTAACGCCTCGGGCTTCTACGGCGACCGGTTCTCCGCCGTTCGGGAGATGCTGGAGGGAGGGCCGCTGGACGTCCTCACCGGTGACTACCTCGCCGAGCTGACGATGCTGATCCTGGGCCGCGGCAAGATGAGGGATCCGGACGCCGGGTACGCGACGACGTTCCTGCGGCAGATGGAGGACTCCCTGGGGCTCGCGGCCGAGCGAGGCACGAAGATCGTCACCAACGCCGGCGGTCTCAACCCGCGCGGGCTGGCCGCGAAGCTGCGCGAGCTCGCCGGACGGCTCGGCATCACGGTCGAGATCGCACACGTCGAGGGCGACGACCTGCTGGCGCGGGCGGACGAGCTGGACCTGGCGGACGCGCGATACGGACGGCCGCTCACGGCGAACGCCTACCTGGGGGCGTGGGGGATCGCCGAGTGCCTGCGGGGCGGCGCCGACGTGGTCGTGACCGGGCGGGTGACCGACGCGTCGCTCGTCGTCGGGCCCGCGGCGGCGCACTTCGGCTGGGCGCGCGACGACTGGGACGCCCTCGCCGGTGCGACCGTCGCCGGGCACGTCCTCGAATGCGGGACACAGGCGACCGGCGGCAACTACGCGTTCTTCCAAGAAATCTACAACGTAAAGTCCCCGGGTTTTCCACTGGCCGAGGTGCACGCGGACGGGTCGAGCGTGATCGGCAAGCACGCCGGGACGGGCGGCGCCGTCACCGTCGAGACCGTCACCGCCCAGCTGCTGTACGAGATCGGTGGTCCCGGCTATGCGGGACCGGACGTGACGACGCGGTTCGACACCATCGAGCTGCGTCAGGAGGCGCCCGACCGGGTCTCGATCGGCGGGGTGCGGGGAACGCCGCCGCCTCCGTCCACCAAGGTGTGCCTCAACCATCTCGGGGGGCACCGCAACGAGATGACGTTCGTGCTCACCGGCCTGGACATCGAGGCCAAGGCCGAGTTCGCCGAGTCGCAGCTGGAGGCGTGCCTCGGCGACTCGCGTCCGGCGAAGGTCGAGTGGACGCTCATCGGGAACCCCGTGCCCGACCCCGTCACGCAGGGGGAGGCGACGGCATTGCTGCGCTGCGCCGTCCTCGACCCCGATCCCGAGAAGGTCGGTCGCGGGTTCAGCGGCGCCGCCGTGGAACTGGCGCTCGCCGGATACCCCGGGTTCACGATGACGTCCCCGCCGGGCAAGGGCGCCCCGTACGGGGTGTACTCGCCCGCGTTCGTCCCCAACGAGGAGATCGAGCACGTCGCGGTCTTGGCGGACGGCACTCGCGTCCCCGTTCCCGGCGCGGCCGTCACGGCGGCGCCATCGCGTGCCGAAGCGTCCGGTACCCAGTCCCCGCCCGCCCGGGGGGCCGACCCCACTTCGATTGTCGAACACGCAGGTCACGAGGTGGGGGCACATTCCGCACCTGTGGATAACTGGGCCGCCGCCGCTCAGGTCGCCGATGGTTCGACAGGAGATGCTCCGAACACCGCGACCGTCGACGCCGGAGGAGGCGGGGTCGGTCGGGTGCCGCTGGGACGGATCGCCGGGGCGCGCAGCGGCGACAAGGGCGGCGACGCCAACATCGGCGTGTGGGCCCGCACCGACGGGCAATGGCGCTGGCTGGAGTCCTACCTCACCGTCGAGCGGCTTCACGAGCTCATGCCCGAGACGCGGGCGCACACCGTCACGCGTCACGTCCTGCCGAACCTCCGCGCGGTCAACTTCGTCGTCGAAGGACTGCTGCAGGAGGGCGTGTCCGCCTCGACCCGGTTCGACCCGCAGGGCAAGGCCCTCGGGGAGTGGCTGCGGTCCCGTCTCGTCGACGTCCCGGAGGCCGTCCTTTGA
- a CDS encoding acyl-CoA carboxylase subunit beta: protein MLEKLAVLDAEHAKALEGGGAKYVARHRERGKLLARERIELLLDRDSPFLELSPLAAWGSDFPVGASVVTGIGVVEGVECMIVANDPTVRGGASNPWTVKKSFRASDIALENRLPVINLVESGGADLPSQKEIFIPGGRMFRDLTRLSAAGIPTIALVFGNSTAGGAYIPGMCDHVVMVRERAKVFLGGPPLVKMATGEEADDEELGGAEMHARTSGLADYMAADEPDALRLGRQIVKGLNHRRRGPEPGAAEEPLYPADELAGIVPEDLKTPFDPREVIARIVDGSRFDEFKPLYGTSLVTGWTRVHGYPVGVLANAQGVLFGDEAQKAAQFIQLANRADTPLLFLHNTTGYMVGREYEQAGIIKHGALMINAVANSKVPHISIVMGASYGAGNYGMCGRAYDPRFLFTWPSAKSAVMGPQQLAGVLSIVARQAAEARGRAYDEEQDRAMREMVEAQIEAESLPFFLSGRLYDDGVIDPRDTRTVLGLCLSAVHNAPVRGADGFGVFRM from the coding sequence ATGCTGGAGAAACTGGCGGTACTGGACGCCGAACACGCCAAGGCGCTCGAGGGCGGCGGCGCGAAGTACGTCGCGCGGCATCGCGAGCGCGGCAAGCTGCTGGCGCGGGAACGGATCGAGCTGCTGCTCGACCGCGACTCGCCGTTCCTCGAGCTGAGCCCGCTCGCCGCGTGGGGGAGCGACTTCCCCGTGGGGGCGAGCGTCGTCACGGGCATCGGGGTGGTCGAAGGCGTCGAATGCATGATCGTCGCGAACGATCCGACGGTGCGGGGCGGCGCCAGCAACCCGTGGACGGTGAAGAAGAGCTTCCGCGCCTCCGACATCGCGCTGGAGAACCGGCTGCCGGTGATCAACCTGGTGGAGTCGGGCGGGGCGGACCTGCCGTCGCAGAAGGAGATCTTCATCCCCGGCGGGCGGATGTTCCGCGACCTGACGCGGCTGTCGGCCGCCGGGATCCCCACGATCGCGCTCGTGTTCGGGAACTCGACCGCGGGCGGGGCGTACATTCCGGGCATGTGCGACCACGTCGTCATGGTGCGGGAACGCGCGAAGGTGTTCCTCGGCGGGCCGCCGCTGGTGAAGATGGCGACGGGCGAGGAGGCCGACGACGAGGAGCTCGGCGGCGCGGAGATGCACGCGCGGACGTCCGGGCTCGCCGACTACATGGCCGCGGACGAACCGGACGCGCTGCGGCTGGGCCGGCAGATCGTCAAAGGGCTGAACCATCGGCGGCGGGGCCCGGAGCCGGGAGCCGCCGAGGAGCCGCTGTATCCCGCGGACGAGCTGGCGGGGATCGTCCCCGAGGATCTGAAGACGCCGTTCGACCCGCGCGAGGTCATCGCACGCATCGTGGACGGTTCGCGGTTCGACGAGTTCAAGCCGTTGTACGGGACGAGCCTGGTCACCGGGTGGACGCGCGTGCACGGGTATCCGGTGGGCGTCCTGGCGAACGCGCAGGGCGTGCTGTTCGGGGACGAGGCGCAGAAGGCGGCGCAGTTCATCCAACTCGCGAACCGGGCCGACACGCCGCTGCTGTTCCTGCACAACACGACCGGCTACATGGTCGGCCGGGAGTACGAGCAGGCCGGGATCATCAAGCACGGCGCACTGATGATCAACGCGGTGGCCAACAGCAAGGTCCCGCACATCTCGATCGTGATGGGCGCGTCGTACGGCGCGGGGAACTACGGCATGTGCGGCCGCGCCTACGATCCCCGGTTCCTGTTCACGTGGCCGAGCGCGAAGTCCGCGGTGATGGGGCCGCAGCAGCTCGCCGGGGTGCTGTCGATCGTCGCGCGGCAGGCCGCCGAGGCGCGGGGGCGGGCCTACGACGAGGAGCAGGACCGCGCGATGCGGGAGATGGTGGAGGCGCAGATCGAGGCGGAGTCGCTGCCGTTCTTCCTGTCCGGCCGGCTGTACGACGACGGGGTGATCGACCCGCGCGACACCCGGACCGTGCTCGGCCTCTGCCTGTCCGCCGTCCACAATGCGCCCGTGCGCGGAGCCGACGGCTTCGGCGTCTTCCGGATGTGA